AAAATTGGCGGCACGACGCTAAGATCGATTGGACACATCGCCCGAATCAAGAGAATTGCTGACAATGATGCGGATTACGTGACCCCTAAAGATATGCTCAGCGAGCTTTGGGAAGACAATAAGGCCCTCACTCTTTCTATGCGAAGCCTTCACGAACTCTGCGATGAGGCCAGCGATGTTGCAACCGCGAGCGCGCTCGAGAACTGGATCGACGAGACACAGAGGCGTTCATGGTTCCTTTATGAAATGAGCAGAGCTTAGAAACGCTCGGGCCGTGGGAACGTGAGGTTCGCCTCGTTTCCCACGGCCGAAACTGGTCGGGAGCAAATGGTCTTTGAATAGAAGCCAGCATAACCGAACGGAGTCTTTATGGCACAAGAATGCACGCATCTGGACACGATTCGCGATGTGAGCCCGAATACTCAGGGCTGCGAAGATTGTCTGAAAATGGGTGATACATGGGTCCATCTTCGGATGTGCCTACATTGCGGACACGTGGGCTGTTGCAACAGCTCAAAGAACAAGCACGCAGGCAAACACTTTCGCGGGACCAAACATCCGATTATGCGGTCGATCGAACCGGACGAGACCTGGGCCTGGTGCTACGCGGATGAGCTCATGCTTGAGCTCCAAGATTATGGGGACGGCACCCTGTAGGCGCCGTCGCTCCTCCATCGTTTACATGAACGTCGCAGGCGCGATGGGATGTCCTACCGCCCTGAGTCAATGAAGATGCTTGCTCACCATGTACAAAGGAATAGATTGCCGCTCCCGGCCATCTCTGGCCCAAGGTCGCCTCGAAGCGCATCATCTAGTCCCTCTTTTGTGTCCGGCCAATGAATCGTCCCATAAAAGTGTCCGGACAACTTAGTGTCCTCTAAAACCGTGACGCGATATTTATCTTCGATTAGGTCCGCAATACCTTGCCTACTTAGGTTTGAGAACGAAACCTCCGTGGCGCTTCTCTCTATCCCGGGAGGGGCCACCCATGTCGTCAGCTGCCTGCATCTTGAACGACGTATCAGTAGATCGCTTCAAGACCAAGGCATCTTCTGTCACGTCCGTCTTCTTGATGTCAAGGTCGCTGACAAGCGGCTTCGCGTCGCGGCCAATATGCGTCTGCTTCCCTTCAGAGTCATGCTCAAACATATACGCCCGCTCAGCTGGCAGCTTCTTACGCGCGGATGCACCCGCAAGCGTCTCGCTTACTTCGGGCACTGTCTTTGGTGGCTCTTCGGCGTGAGTCACAGGAGGAGTGTAAAGCACCGAATTCTTCGTGGCGTGATTACCCTGTCGCGGAGGACCGCTTCGCAATGCTGATTGCGAGTAGCTGCCTGAGCGTGAGGTCTTTTGGTTGAGTAACGAGGGCGACCTTACCCATTGGATCGATCAGATCGCGCGCGGGCGTTCGTCGACCCCGAATGCTTTGAATGTAGATCCATCTCCGTCCAGTGCGACGATGGAAGCGATATGTCTTTTGCCGTGAACTTTGTGATTGGCCAGGATCGAATCTTTCCTCCGAAGGGCGGCCCAACCAGCAAGCTTCAGAGATTGGAGGGAAGTTTTGAGGACTTGCTCGAAAGAGCAAACATCCATGACTTCTGGTTCCACGATCTGCGTCACACCTTCGCGTCCTGGTACATGATGAACGGCGGCGATCTTTACGAGTTGGCCAAGCTCATGGGGCACGCCAACATCAAGATGACGGAGCGCTGCGCCAAGCTGGGACGTGCCCATATCACCAAGACTGGAAACAGAGCCAAGGTGATTTGGAACATGATAGACAAGAACGAGACGGGGCAGGAGCAAGGCGACAAAGCGAACATCGCGTGAGCAATGTTCGCGTATTGTTCGCGCGACTAAAACACTAACTCTACGGTTGCCGCTAAGTTGTTTAGAATGTGGTGGCCAGAGACGGGATCGAACCGCCGACGCCGGCCTTTTCAGGGCCGCCTTCCAATTTGCTAAGCGGTTTAGATTCAACGTAAGTGATAGATAATAAATACCGGAATGTTTGGCTGCCGTAGTCCTGAGTGGTGCTAAAAGGTCTCTTTTCGGATGCGAAATGTGTCCCATATGTGTCTTGAACGTTTCGAGGCGAGCCTCGCGTATGCGGTCGTCTCCTCCTATCAGTGCCGTTAATGAGACCGACTTCGGCGCTGAGAAGGTCGCGTCCCATCCTGCCAGTGCTGTAATTAGGTCACTTCTCGTCCGAACTGGTTCTCGCGGGTCTTTGCCGACAGATGCCGGACGAGTTCCTATTCGGCTTGCCATGCAACTCGCTATCGCCTTGCTGGTTTTTACTACTCCAGTAGTTCGCTGACTTGGACTTGAACTCACGAGCGTGATACATCCGAACTTGGGCGCTAGAGGGGGGCTTCGAGATCGTCAGCACAGAAATAGTTTATGTCGGCATCCAAGATCCCTGAGTCATCTTGCGCTGGGCAGAGATTGCTGGTTAGTCCAAACAAAAATACAGCCAGTACAAATCGTTGTTCCACTGTGAGGCACCTTCGCTTTTATGCGTCACCATTCATCGAACCAGTGCATGACGGAAACTTCGCCGCGAGACGCTTTCAGATTGTCCGTTCCGGGAATCCTACTCGCGGGTAAAGCGAGACCTGCATGTCCTCTGAAAGTTAGCTTATGGGGTCGCCGTTCTTCTAGCGCAATACCGCAAAACTAGTCGCGAATATCCAATAGCCAAAAACACTACCGACGAGCGCCGAATTTCCCCAACCAAGTGCGCTGTAGAAGCGGGTCACGTCGTGTCCGAAGAAACTAGGTGGGACAACATTAGATTACAAAGAGCCACGGTGTAGGCGCTAATTGCTGCCCAAGAAGGGAGAATTCCGGTATGTTTGATCCCGCTTGCACCAGCCATAAGCGCCGTTGTGGTCAGCAAGCGTTCGATTGAGCCGTGCATCAAAAGATTCGAGTCAGCAAGCGGTCCATCGATGGAATCGAAGCTCGTCCGAGCTTGCATCCTGACGCTGCCATTCCAAAGGTCATACGTTAACCCGGCGTCGCTCATTGACGGTTCCTGGCCGCGCGAGATGAATTCTTCCGGTATGGGCAGCATCGCAGACAAGCCGGCTCTGTGAAACGGAGGCTACTTCTCAAAGAGAAGCGCTGTGACGAGGGCATCCGATAACCAATCTTCGTATTCGCCTACACTCCATGCGCGCTTCCGCACATGGAGCGTAAAGAGTTCCCGGCTCGTCAAGCTCCACAGAATGTCTCTTGCCTTGGTGAGCTTTAGATTTGTCTTGAGTTCCTTACGCTGATGAATGAATTTCACTACATGTTCTTGACTATCAAAGCGCCGGCACTCACGTTCTTCCATCGGACGTTCCAATTCTGATCGGATAATACCCGCGCCTGAGAGAAGGTTCATGGTTTCGCCCTCCGCCTGATAGATGTGGCAAGCGATCGAGGCGGCTATCCGGAGCTTTTGCTCGGAGGATTGGCTCTCTCGAGAACGGCGGATAAGCTCGTCGTAGCCCTGTCCAAACGAAGCGCGCTCCAGCAGCTCTGCCAAAATCCCTGACTTTGAGCGGAAGATTCCATAGACCGTTGGAGAGGATACGCCGGCTTTTTCAGCTATGAGTTGTATGGTCATTCCGTCATAGCGTTTCTCTTGGATCAATTCGAAAGCCGCGTCCACGATTCGCTCTCTTGTCGCTTCCGACTGTTTTCTCCGCGACTGCGAATTGTACTGCCTCTTCGTCGGGACGCCCATTCATTGATTATATGAGACGATATTGGATATTGTGTACTATAGCCATTCGAGGACGCTGAAGAGATACGAACAAACACGCACGACGCGACGATTGCAACGCCAAAGTGTGCGACGAGAGGACAACACCAGAAAATGAACGCTTACACGGGAGTTCTTGCACTGCATGGTCCTCGTTGTGGCTCTTGCAGTCGGCCTAGGCATGGAGTGGCAATTGCCCTTTCAGAGCAGAGGTATCAGCGCCGGATCGTTAGGACCGCACCAATTAAATACCGTAACTGTCTTCTTCTCCGTCCAACTCGTTCCTTGGTAGCAATCCAGGTAACAGTGTCTATCTAACTCAAGCGGCAGCGAATGAATCGCGGCGTGGCCGAAGGCCGCCAGCGTCGGAGTGCTTCTCATTGTGATCGCAAGCGCGTATTCAACGCGAAGCCTTCTTCGCGAGCGCTCAAAAGGGAGCGGTAGACAAACGTCAGGCCGGGGGTCCGCCTTACTCATTTCGGCGTCGGTACGCTCGCTCCTGGTCGTCGGGACATTACTCCTGACCGCTATTAAGCCGGCACTTCCCTTGGCATCACTGATTTTGCTAATCCCGATTGTCGCTGGGACCATCATCGGCAACTGGCCAGTCGGGATTCTCAGAAGGGGATGGCCAACTGAGCGATTTTAGAGTGACCACCTCTCGCAAAGCGCGGAACGGGTCTCTATTCAGCTGCTAGAGAAAGGGTCATTATGAAACTTATCGTTTTTGGGGCAACTGGTCGCGTCGGAAAGCTCTTCATCGAGAAGGCGATCGCGCGAGGATATGAGGTAACTGCATTTGTGCGCAAGAAAGGCAGTGGAAGAAACCTTGGCACATCAGAGGTCGTCGGCGACGTCAAGGAGTTCGAATCCGTTCGAAGAGGAATGGCTCGAGGATATGATGCGGTCTTAGTTGCAATAGGCGAAGGTGCGCTGCGGTCCTCGACCGTCATGACCAAAGGTGTCACGAACATCTCGAACGTAGCAGAAGAGACTGGCGTTTGCCGTTATGTCGGAGTGTCGGGTAGTGCGGAAATCGCAAATCAGACTTGGACCGGCCGCCTTTACACACGCATCTTGAAGCTGACACCTGTCGGGCACGCGGTCAGAGATCACGACGGCGCTCTGCACGCGTTTGAGCGCTCGAATCTCGACTGGACGCTAGCAGGCTGTAACTATCTTGGTGACGGACCCGCACGCGGCCACTACCAAACCGCACTCACTTTCAGTGGAGTTGCGAAGAAGATTTTCCCTGCAGATGTGGCTAGTTTTCTCCTCAAGGAAATGACAGAGCGGAGGTTCGTCAGAAAGGTTGTCGGGATCTGGTATTGAGAAGCCATGGCGAGCAGCCCAGCCACGAGCCGCAACGGGACGGCGTTTCGAGGAGATGTGATTATTATGCTTGACCGAACTTTGAGCCGCGCACCAAATTCACTGGAAAAACTCGCAGCAGCCATTTTCGCGAGCGCTCTTATGCTCCTCGGCTGGGTCAAGATAGGATGGCCGCCAGTCGCGATCGTTGGAGGCTCTAGTGTCGCGGGCTTCTTCCTGTGGCTCCGAACATACCGAAGAGGCCCGATGCACCCGGAGGTGATACTGCCGCCATTCCTGTTGACGGTCGCAGGGCTCGAAACTCATATGATTGAGGAATACGTTTCTCACTTTGGGCCGGCTATGAGCAGGTTGTTCTGTATCAGTTGGAGCGAATTTTCATTCCTGTTGATTTTCACATTTGTCGGACCTATACTTTACGCCCTCACAGCGCTCGGACTTTTTTGGCGAGTCCGTTTGGCGGGATTCGTCGCTTGTTTCATATTCATTGGGCCGGGCTGTGCTGAGATTGTTCATTTCGTTTTTCCATTCATCCGTCCTGCGCTTGCGCCGAATGTGACTGAAGCTATATCCGCTACACTGAACGGTCATCAATTGGTCAATTTGCCTAACTACTGGTTGTCGGCAACGGGCAGGTATTACTTTCCAGGTCTGTATACCGCAATACTTCCTATGATTCCAGGAATCTGGGGCATCCGCTCACTTTTGCCGAGATCCGACCGCTCCCCTGTGAATGTCGTATCGGCATAAGACAAAGAACGATGACGTTTTCCGTCGCAGGCAGAGTCTGACCTTGCTTGCATCCGAGGAAGGAACGGTAGATGACATCGGCCTCTCGCTAGGCATAGGGCAGCGATCGGTCTGCCGCGGCTGGCCCGCGTGTAGTGTCAGGGACACGAAAGTTTCGATCGCACCGATGCCATTGCGTTCCGTCCACTCTTCCAGTGGACGAATTCTTGGGGCAGTCGCTAGCGGCATTAGCGCCAGTTGACAGTTCAGTAACGATAAGACATCTTTTGCGGGCATCAACTGCGCATGGATGAATCGTCCGATCTACCAGAGGCGCAGGCTAAACGGCTTACTTGCGAGGAATCATCCAGCAGCTCGAAACATGCTTCATACCAATCTTGGGGTAGTATCCTTCTGCCGCAGGTGCGGCGACAAGAACTAACGCCGTGTTCACGCCTGCGGCTTCATGAGTCTTCTCAATCAACTTTTTCCCTATTCCCTTTCGCTGGTGATCAACATCGACCGCAAGGTCTGAGAGGTAGCAGCAGTAGCAAAAGTCGGTAATAGCCCGAGATATGCCGATGAGTTTGATGTCAAGACGAGCCGTCACAATCAAATCAGCCTCGCGCAGCATCTTGTCGAGGCGCATGATATCCTGCGCGGGCCGTCTCTCGGCCAAAGTGGATCGCATCAATATCGATTGAAACTCCTCAGCACTAAGATCGGTTTCGATTGCAAAGCTTAGCTTCATAACTTTTCGCTCTCTATGTTTCCTTCCCCGTCAGCTAATTGGATATTTTCCTTGCACGATGGATGCCAAACATGGATGCCAGTCCTCTGTGCTCTGCCCGCTGAGAAGCGCTATCCTGTGGCCGCGTTGCTGCGTCATTCGATCGCTGCCGCAGAACTGGATGTGGTAGCGAACTCAGAACATCACTTCCTAACGCGCACGGCAAGCGAAGGCCGGGTGGGATAACTGAGCAATCCGTGCCTATCCCTGCTCCAGCCACTCGCGCTCGGCGGCCCGTACAGCGGCGACCAACTCAGGTTGATCGACGCCTGGCAGATCGTTGTGAGGAGGGGCCCCGTTCGCGGTGAGAATGTAGCTAAGGAAACGATAGGAGGGCGGAACCCACGAAGCTTCGCTTCATCTAATTTTGGCACCTTGGTAGGATCGCGCGGGATCAGCATATCCCGAATGTAGATGCCGCGAAGACCACAAATGAGCCACTTTCCCTCAAACCGCTGGACCCGCACAACAAGCGCGTATAGCTCGTAGTGCTGACCTCGATGCCGTCCAAAAGTGAAAAGGTATGAACGGCACATGCTGTGTCGGCAATTGCGCGATCGTTCTTGAGCCAGACGACGCCGGGGCTCATAGAATCGAAATGGACGGTTTCCGTGTCATGGTTGTTTTTTACCGCCTCGATAAACTTGGCGGCACTTCCCTTGAACCAGGAGACTTCAACGACTGCATCGGGATGAAAGCAAGCTGCCTCATCCGTCGCGTTGTGGGTCTCCCGGGCCAAGCGCTCGCGCAGGATTACGTCGGTGACAGCGCTGGAGTCTGCTGCGACTTGCTGCGTAGTCCGACCGTCGCCACGGCCCCCGCCTGACGAGTTGACTCGACCACTTCCAGTTCCCATAACTTGTAGCATCTTGATAGGAGCCTCCGCCGTCAAATTGGTTATCAACCCCGAAGCTAGCAGCGATGCCCAAGCCAAGGCGCGGCGCCGGGTGACTGCAAAGTAGTCCACGCCTATGCGTGATGGATGCACCTTAGAAAGCATTGAAGATTCCTCTTATGCGAGCAATCGGGCTCGACGACAGAAAAAGTGATTCTGTAGAAGACGTTCCCCAGCTTAGCTGTAGTTGAACCTACATATAGCGCGGGAATCTGTGCAATTTGGCCAGCTGCCGGCACCACAATCAGGTCTGTACTGTCTGAAACCGCGGTTCCAGTCGCCTACGCGGTTTTACCTCTTTGGGTATGAACCCAACGAGGCCGCAGTAATTCATACTGAAAGCATGGACGCCGAAAGCGCACGCACCTTTCTCTTGTCTCCGCCGCATGTGGTTGAAAGCGTCAGCGAGACAACGCGGAGGGGCAACAAACTTGTTTTCCGGGTTGGAGATCAGTCGGTAGGTGGGAAGATGTTCTCCCAAATCGACTTTGAAGAAGACGGCAGCGCGGTTCTCTCTTTGGCCGCTGGCCCCGAACGCTTTCACGAGCTTATCGAAAGAGAAGGGGTGATCGCAGCTCCCTATCGAGCGCGTCTGTATTGGATCGCACTCATGCGATGGAATGCAATTCAAGATTCTGAACTGAAAGGCCTGCTCCGTAGCTCGAGGGGGCTAATATTTATCAAATTGCCAAAGCGTACCCGAGATTCCCTCGACGGGAGCATGGACGCTTCAGAGACAGCGCTCATGCCATTCATCCCATGTCAAACAGGCAGCGTAAAATCTAAGCGTTAGGGATAGGATTGCAGAGTGGCGAAGAGGTGCGCATTCTGAACCAGTCCCAATGTGCTTCAGCCTACTCGGCAGTGCAGCGGATCCATCTGCCCCGCAGCCCCAACAGCCAGCACGATCAACCGTTCTTCCCAAGTGCCCGCTCTGCGGCGCAACCATGCGCGTCGTCGAACGGCTCACCGCAGCCCAACTGCTGAGTCGACCTCCACCCCTGGCAGGCAGTGCAGTGCCCGATCTTTTGTGCCGGTTAGCTTGTTAGGTTAGCGCAGCTTCTTTTGAGTTCAAGTAGCCGCCGTCGAGGGTGTGGGGAAGTGGGAAGCGCACTCTGCTTTCCACTTCTCCATACCCTGTTTTGATCTCGGGCTGCCACGTCTTTGGAGCGGGCGATCGGTAGCCGAGTGAGGAGTATGGACGGATGGTTTTGTAGTGGATGCGCCAGCGTTCGGCCAGCACCTGCACCTCCTTGAGCGAGTAGAAGATCTCTCCGTTGAGGAACTCATCGCGGAGCTTCGAGTTAAACGATTCGCAGTAGCCGTTCTCCCACGGAATTCCAGGTTCGATGTACAACGTCCTGGCTCCGGTGGCCGCTAGCCACTGGCGAAGATCTCGAGCCACGAACTCAGGGCCGTTGTCTGACCGTATATGTTCCGGCACACCCTTTATCACTATTACATCAGCCAGCGCCTCGATCACCTTCGCGCTCGACCAACGCCGCTCCGGACGTACAAGCAAGCTTTCTCGGGTGTGCTCATCGATCAGGTTCAGCATCCTCACTGTCCTTCCATCATGGTCTTAGCGCTCACGAAGTCGTAGCTCCAGACATGGTTCGCGTGCTCGGGGCGAAGCCGTACGCACGACCCGTCGTTGAGCCATAAACGTCCTCTTGGCTTCTGCTTCTTTGGAACCTTCAGCCCCTCACGACGCCAGATCCTCTCCACCCGATCCTTGCCGACGTTCCAGGCTGCTCGTCGTAAGAGTGCTGTGATGCGTCGATAACCATAGCGCCCGTACTGGCTGGCCAGGCTCACGATCGCCCGGGTGAGTTCCTCTTCATCGTCCCGCTGTGTCGGACGGTAGCGTTGCGTGCCTCGTGGCTGCTTCACCACCAGGCACGCACGCCGCTCGCTCAGCCCATGTGCTTCACGCGCATGGCTCACCGCACAACGACGCCGTTCAGGGCTTAGAAGTTTCCCTCCGCGATGTCCTTCAACACCAGCTTCTCAAGGCTCAGGTTCGCCACCAGACGCGTCAGCTTCGCGTTCTCAAGCTCCAGTTCCTTCAGCCGTCGAGCCTGGTCCACCTTCAACCCACCGAACTCCCGACGCCAACGGTAGTACGTCTGTTCCACGATCTCGGCTTCTTTACACGCCAGCGGCAACGTCCTGCCGTTCGCCACGCCGACCTCAACCTGCCGCAGCAGGTTCACAATCTGCTCTGCCGTATGCTTCTTGCCTCGTGCCATCGAAGGATCCTCTCAATACCAGTTTTATCGTTCCTAACTGGTACAGAAAATACCGGGCATTCCACCCCTCCGAGCACTGTCAATGGGATTGTGGTGTCGCAATTTCCTAAGCTCACCCTCAGTGAGAAGGTTCAAAGTTTTTCAAATAAAAATCCGGATGCTGTCCTCGCGCAGAGCTATCTTACCAATGGGGCTTTGTATTCGGCGCAAATCGAAGGCGGAAAGAACAACGGCTCCGGGCTGCGGATCGATTCACAAGCACTGATGGAGACCTGCGGGTTACAAACGAGAAACTCTACGGGAATGTTCTCGATAACCGGATCTTCGGCGCACAGGGTACTGGAAAGACGCTCAAGGCTTTGTCCGTCCCGGACAATACAAGCTGCCAGCTGCGTCGGGTCTCGACGCAAGCGTCCAGGATCTCTTCTATTTGTATGCGGCCCATGCCGGGACCATGGGAAGCGCATTAGGTCATGCGCCCGGGTTCTTCAAGGCGGTACGAATTCACCGTTTCATCGACGCTATAGTTCGTTCGTCAGATTCGGGGCGGACCGAGTTCGTCAAATGAAAATTATCTCTCCCTCTTTGTCCATCAATGCC
This genomic window from Granulicella sibirica contains:
- a CDS encoding Dps family protein; the encoded protein is MAKSTKEELEEHRVAVHSQHTDITPESVKEISAGLTALLADVFALYVKTKNFHWHMSGPHFRDYHLLLDDQGDQLFDVTDDIAERVRKIGGTTLRSIGHIARIKRIADNDADYVTPKDMLSELWEDNKALTLSMRSLHELCDEASDVATASALENWIDETQRRSWFLYEMSRA
- a CDS encoding ubiquitin carboxyl-terminal hydrolase 14, with the translated sequence MAQECTHLDTIRDVSPNTQGCEDCLKMGDTWVHLRMCLHCGHVGCCNSSKNKHAGKHFRGTKHPIMRSIEPDETWAWCYADELMLELQDYGDGTL
- a CDS encoding tyrosine-type recombinase/integrase, producing the protein MSFAVNFVIGQDRIFPPKGGPTSKLQRLEGSFEDLLERANIHDFWFHDLRHTFASWYMMNGGDLYELAKLMGHANIKMTERCAKLGRAHITKTGNRAKVIWNMIDKNETGQEQGDKANIA
- a CDS encoding TetR/AcrR family transcriptional regulator; the protein is MDAAFELIQEKRYDGMTIQLIAEKAGVSSPTVYGIFRSKSGILAELLERASFGQGYDELIRRSRESQSSEQKLRIAASIACHIYQAEGETMNLLSGAGIIRSELERPMEERECRRFDSQEHVVKFIHQRKELKTNLKLTKARDILWSLTSRELFTLHVRKRAWSVGEYEDWLSDALVTALLFEK
- a CDS encoding NAD(P)-dependent oxidoreductase, which encodes MKLIVFGATGRVGKLFIEKAIARGYEVTAFVRKKGSGRNLGTSEVVGDVKEFESVRRGMARGYDAVLVAIGEGALRSSTVMTKGVTNISNVAEETGVCRYVGVSGSAEIANQTWTGRLYTRILKLTPVGHAVRDHDGALHAFERSNLDWTLAGCNYLGDGPARGHYQTALTFSGVAKKIFPADVASFLLKEMTERRFVRKVVGIWY
- a CDS encoding GNAT family N-acetyltransferase — translated: MKLSFAIETDLSAEEFQSILMRSTLAERRPAQDIMRLDKMLREADLIVTARLDIKLIGISRAITDFCYCCYLSDLAVDVDHQRKGIGKKLIEKTHEAAGVNTALVLVAAPAAEGYYPKIGMKHVSSCWMIPRK
- a CDS encoding MmcQ/YjbR family DNA-binding protein; translated protein: MDAESARTFLLSPPHVVESVSETTRRGNKLVFRVGDQSVGGKMFSQIDFEEDGSAVLSLAAGPERFHELIEREGVIAAPYRARLYWIALMRWNAIQDSELKGLLRSSRGLIFIKLPKRTRDSLDGSMDASETALMPFIPCQTGSVKSKR